ttTTGAGCTTTGAtcgtttaaaaatgttttggatgATCTCACAAGTAAATGCTCATAttacatactgtattttttcacattgtctctctaaatatattttcaccaAGTTTTTTATAAGTAGACGGTCCCGGTGTTCATGAAAGTAATAATTTGAAGGGAAAGAAAAGTGAGAAGGTGTAattaatgcaatgtttttgATTGCATTAATCATTAATTAAGCTGTAATGCTGCTGTAAAGAAGTCAACCAATTACAAGTTACAGGATTTTGCACCAGAAACCAGCCTGGGTTTGATATGTACACGTACAActtttaagcctttttttttcaaaccaaaaGTACTctatttaaggcgtcttataCCAGTCAGTGGGTGCTGTTAAGGGTGCAGTCCAGGCAGTGCTTGAGAAAATATTTACTCCCTTTCAGCAAAAGTAGTGACACaagagtgggggaaaaaaaatgcttgtcatttttgcattacaCTAGCTCAGCTCTATTTGTATGGTTTAAGGCAGCAAAACGTAATATTTCTTAAgcttttaattaaactttttaaagtaaaaagggtgtagtaaaaaaagtaaaaaagtacaatactttCCCTTGAAGTGTAAAGAAGTGTAAAgaatgaaatgtaaattaaatgaatgactCCAAAATACGATAACAATGACCATTAATATGCCTCAAGAGGCtgcaaaaactaaactaaggaATTGGTTAAAAAGATGAAGTAGCCTGGAGTAACTGCAGAGTGAAAAACTGTGACTCCACTGGCAGCTAACTATTTAGGACGAGACAGAGATGATCATCTAAGATGGATATATATTCCAATTTCTCAACTGATTTAACAAAAACCCAGATATTATTTATATCAACATAGTATATTTTTTAGAAAGCTGGGGTTGTCCTTAACATAatcaaataattttaatttaatcacCATTATTGCAGATAGAATTAAACTCATACACAATTCAACTGACCATCCCCCACATTTTTGGGGTGTACATTGGTAAAGTGGGACACACCTATTGTCAAAGTGGGGCAACTCATTTTACATGGAGTTAAACATggaaaacatgtatttatttgtatcattgtatttatttgatcTCATGAACTGCATTACATGAGATTGCATTtacatgttaaaatgattttgtccCAAATAATTTGCTAAATTCACTCACAAACAATGCATTTCAACGTATTAGTTTTGAAAATACTTAAATTGaactaattaaatgtattttgtccCCAGCTATGGGGATCCTACTAAACTAAACTACATggaaaacatgtatttatttgtatcattgtatttatttgatcTCATGAACTGCATTACATGAACTGTTTATTAAATGAAATTGCATTTACATGTTAAAATGATTCTGTCCcaaatattttgttaaaatataTGGAAATTGTTCCATCACAAACACTAATGCATTTCAAATTATTAGTTTtgaaaatactaaataataGGAAATAAACTAATATACCACTAAAATACACCATCAAtcccatattttatttttattccatccTGTCTGATGGTAAGATGGCTAAAGTGGCTAACTAGCATTCAATTTGgtaataaagttgactttaaaGTAGATGAAAACTACATTAACAGTGTTTCATTTATACAATATATGGACAAAAGTTGAGTTTCCTGAGCATAATAGTACTTTATTTGCTGTCCCACTTTAACAATAAGGCCTGTCCCACTTTACCAAGTACACTACTGGTAAAGTGGGACAGCAGGATATTTTGCccctaattaaaatatttaatcagataaattcattattttgtaactttttgacACTTAAAGTAGTCACATTACAAATGAAAACAACTTTACATGCCTAACATGCCAATGATATTTAACTCTTTACATCCCAGAGTGTATTAAAGCAATGATTTCTCATTCCCAAGGCACAACCATGCAAAGATATTCACGAAAAAGCTTAGCTGTCCCACTTTACCAGTTGTCCCACTTTACCAATGTTCACcctatcaatcacattgcagttaaataaatcaaataaatgaatgatacacattttagttggtctctctcaagggcactgagttggtcttgttaGTCAGACAATActgcccccagcccctgacgtaaaCGATTCGCgattcaagaccagcaaagaattggtgtggaaccagttttcctggccgagagcAGGTTCTTTGTCAGtcgaaaaccaaaaaaaacagcttggTCGAAAAGGGTATTAagtgtgtcttgtttttattatactCGCCTCGTGGGTTAGAAAGGATCCTTCTTGTGTAAATATGACATCACATTCTCTATGTCAATCAGAGAGACTCGGGATGTGTCGGTCGTTTTTCTGACACACGGCTAAGTAGTTGTAGAGAATCTTTAGATTAATTTAATGTTCATGAGACCACAGATTAAACAAGAATTCGCTTGCGAGCACATCCCACAGCACTTCCATCAATCATCAACATTGTCTGCCAGTGGTGGGCTCGTGTATTTTGGGTATGGTGAATTTAAGGGGCCAGCTGCCTAATAAGTAAAAATTaacaacttatttttatttttaaggacAGCTTTTCCAGACACTCTTCTCACAAAGTAGGAAAGCACATTAATATCGCCAGAGCACTTTGttcagctcattttctgtaTCTAGTGTATTGTTAGGATTAGTTGTACATGAACAGAACTTTAAGGAGAATAAATTGGACACTGCAATTGCAGGTTATTGTAGTCAGGATTTCACAGAACCACAGTATAATTTGTCCAGACTGACGTAATGGTTGATTCTATGGTCCCGCCCTTGGTAAACTGAACAAACAAGTGATTGGCTTGTCAGTCCACAGAGgccctgttgttgttttcataaaGGATTTAGTGTTGGAGTGAGGAGCTGTCAGCTCTCATGGCCACGTACACAGCCAAGGATCTGCAGTACTCATCAGACTTGTTGGTAACTGTATAATTTCATGTGGGGTTAAGCTTAGACTTTGTGAATTTTGCAGATGATGGATAATGTTTCTGCTGTCACAATGTTTACTCTTTCAGGTTTAGATTTTACACCGGAACAAAAAATTGTCCTCTTCTTGCTGACTTTACTGTGGTACTTTATGATTCTTTGGGGAAATGTTGCTCTTATTGTTGCTATTATCATGGATAAAAACCTCCATCAGCCTATGTATATTTTTCTGTGCAATCTATGCATCAGTGCCCTGTATGGAACTGTTGGTTTTTACCCTAAATTCCTTCTGGATCTTGTGTCTTCTCATGTCATCTCTTATGCTGGATGCATGCTTCAAGGTTTTGTAATACACTCATCAACATGCAGTGATTTTTCTATCCTTGCTCTGATGGCGTATGACAGATATGTGGCAATATGTCAACCTCTAGTTTACCACTCAGTTATGACAAAACAGAGAGTGGCCATATTAGTTTTTTTATCCTGGCTTTTACCTCTTAATTGTATGTTTATGAACACGTCAACGTTATTAGGAGTGAGGTTATGTGGCTCACACATCAGCAGGATCTACTGTGTTAACTGGATGATTCTAAAGCTTGCCTGCTCACCACCCATAGCAAATTCTGCAGTCAGTTATTTTAATATGCTCttttattttggacattttgtgttcaTTCTGTGGTCTTACACATACCTGATAAGAACATGCAGAACCTCTAAGGAGAACCGGACCAAGTTTATG
This sequence is a window from Centropristis striata isolate RG_2023a ecotype Rhode Island chromosome 10, C.striata_1.0, whole genome shotgun sequence. Protein-coding genes within it:
- the LOC131978621 gene encoding olfactory receptor 5F1-like, which codes for MMDNVSAVTMFTLSGLDFTPEQKIVLFLLTLLWYFMILWGNVALIVAIIMDKNLHQPMYIFLCNLCISALYGTVGFYPKFLLDLVSSHVISYAGCMLQGFVIHSSTCSDFSILALMAYDRYVAICQPLVYHSVMTKQRVAILVFLSWLLPLNCMFMNTSTLLGVRLCGSHISRIYCVNWMILKLACSPPIANSAVSYFNMLFYFGHFVFILWSYTYLIRTCRTSKENRTKFMQTCLPHLLSLIIFTTAVLLDLLYMRFGQIGYSQNLYNFMATEFLLIPPIVNPIIYGFKLTKVRIKILNVFHIKKKGAKCKSVTF